In the genome of Terriglobales bacterium, one region contains:
- a CDS encoding Tat pathway signal protein: protein ANASLPDSSFIDMAKHCFAKELMVRPHGVYPKYGAVDRDYYGSEYDGFQDIFTSALYTNLEWGRFEPARQILDNYFTDFVDDKGMINMRGPETAQYGLTLSLLARYFNYTHDVALMAKHHNKIATTAKMLLEMHDESLKLPQEDPGYGLIHGWSESDSCLAANPSTWWLPYFGNSAFAARGLRDLARAWPGMSTSHSGTAAKQEADEWLKRSKTLQDATIASMQKDIWKDQNPPYIGTYPGTKLMFRDSLAKERPSPQQWAHRPYSELLQADVLPADLANTVVDCMRAYGATTLGVVANVGAPRAGSRAILGFISYGYAQMLLRLDRVEEYLLFLYSHRYHDHTRGSWVAGEVSGITGGTALFCIPAQQTIPLLLRWALVLEDSDEDRIYFGKGLARSWVGSGKPASIEKAPTRWGRVSFHLASQPEQKRMRAVAELATAGSPKEIQVKLRVPKDVQLKSVTVNGRAAKLAGLHNDTVVIPTGRERQFEVVGEWS, encoded by the coding sequence GCGAACGCCTCACTGCCTGACAGCTCATTCATCGACATGGCAAAGCACTGCTTTGCCAAAGAGTTGATGGTCAGGCCGCATGGCGTCTATCCGAAGTACGGCGCTGTTGATCGCGATTATTACGGCTCGGAGTACGACGGCTTCCAGGACATCTTCACCAGCGCACTTTATACCAATTTGGAATGGGGAAGATTCGAGCCTGCGCGCCAGATCCTGGACAACTACTTCACTGACTTTGTCGACGACAAAGGCATGATCAACATGCGCGGTCCGGAGACCGCGCAGTACGGTCTCACGCTCTCGCTGCTCGCGCGCTACTTCAACTACACGCACGACGTAGCGCTGATGGCGAAGCACCACAACAAGATCGCCACCACGGCAAAGATGCTGCTGGAGATGCACGACGAAAGTCTCAAACTGCCGCAGGAGGATCCCGGGTACGGCCTGATTCATGGATGGAGCGAGTCCGATTCGTGCCTTGCGGCAAATCCATCGACGTGGTGGCTGCCTTATTTCGGCAACAGCGCCTTCGCCGCTCGCGGCTTGCGGGATCTCGCACGTGCATGGCCGGGAATGTCTACGTCCCATTCTGGAACCGCGGCAAAGCAGGAAGCGGACGAATGGTTGAAGCGCAGTAAGACGCTGCAGGACGCTACCATTGCCAGCATGCAGAAGGATATCTGGAAAGACCAGAATCCACCGTATATCGGCACGTATCCGGGCACAAAGCTGATGTTCCGCGATTCACTGGCCAAGGAGCGTCCCAGCCCGCAGCAATGGGCGCATCGTCCTTATAGCGAGCTGCTGCAGGCGGATGTTTTACCGGCAGACTTGGCAAACACGGTGGTCGATTGCATGAGAGCCTACGGAGCGACGACGCTGGGCGTCGTCGCCAACGTAGGCGCTCCTCGTGCCGGGTCACGCGCCATCTTGGGATTTATTTCTTACGGCTACGCCCAGATGTTGCTTCGTCTCGATCGCGTCGAGGAGTATCTGCTGTTTCTCTATTCCCATCGCTATCACGACCACACACGCGGAAGCTGGGTAGCCGGAGAGGTTTCAGGCATCACTGGCGGAACAGCGCTGTTTTGCATTCCCGCGCAGCAAACGATTCCTCTGCTGCTGCGGTGGGCGCTGGTGCTTGAAGATTCCGACGAAGACCGTATTTACTTCGGGAAAGGACTTGCTCGGAGCTGGGTCGGTTCGGGAAAACCGGCCAGTATTGAAAAGGCGCCGACTCGCTGGGGACGCGTCAGCTTCCATTTAGCCTCGCAACCCGAGCAGAAGAGAATGCGTGCTGTGGCGGAGTTGGCCACCGCCGGATCTCCGAAAGAAATTCAGGTGAAGCTGCGTGTGCCAAAAGACGTTCAATTGAAATCTGTGACGGTAAACGGTCGCGCGGCCAAGCTGGCAGGCCTGCACAATGACACGGTCGTAATCCCCACCGGCAGGGAACGCCAGTTCGAAGTTGTTGGCGAGTGGAGCTAA